In the Trinickia acidisoli genome, GAACTCATGCCGCTGGGCCGCGTCGCGCTCTAAGGGCGGTCATGACCTCCATTTCGTCGCGGCATGCGCGAGACCCGCTCGATGCGGAGCTAGACCATGGTTTGCCGAGCGCTGGCGAGACTCAGTCGCGGTTCGACTACGCGAAACTGCTGCGCGCCAGAGCGGCGCCGCATCGCCCCGTGACGCGGGCAGGACCGATATCGCAACACCCTCCCGCTTTGTCGCAGCAAAGCGGCACGCGGGAAGACGACGAACAACAGCGTCGCGCTGCCACGGCCGACGGGCAGTCGCGTGAAGACGTCGAGCCAGCCATTACCCCCGATAACGCGGCCAATCGGGCGCTCGCCTCGCGCGTCGCACATGCGGCCGAGCCCGTCGTGTCGTCGGTGCTCGAACGACAGCAGCGCGTCTTACATCTCGTCGGCACGCTGGCGCGTGAAATCGCCGGCTTTTGCAGCGACCCGTCGATCGCGAGCAGCGGCAACTGGGAAGTGCAGATGCGGCTCGACGAGCGTCTATTCCCGCATACCACGCTATACCTCACCCTTTCGTGTTTCACCGTCGACCTTCGGTTCGACGCTCTTGACTTCGAGGTGAAGCAACTACTCTTGGACCATAGTTCGATGCTCGAGCGGGAGCTCGGTGCAGCGCTTAGTGCATGGGGCGAGTCCCGCGACATAAAACTGACGGTCTGGTGACGGGCTAATCCAATCATGGATGCTTCCTA is a window encoding:
- the sctP gene encoding type III secretion system protein SctP, with protein sequence MTSISSRHARDPLDAELDHGLPSAGETQSRFDYAKLLRARAAPHRPVTRAGPISQHPPALSQQSGTREDDEQQRRAATADGQSREDVEPAITPDNAANRALASRVAHAAEPVVSSVLERQQRVLHLVGTLAREIAGFCSDPSIASSGNWEVQMRLDERLFPHTTLYLTLSCFTVDLRFDALDFEVKQLLLDHSSMLERELGAALSAWGESRDIKLTVW